Within the Glycine soja cultivar W05 chromosome 3, ASM419377v2, whole genome shotgun sequence genome, the region TACAATTATAGGCGGgagtttttttgtaaaaatgtatattattattattattattattattattattattattattattgttttaatctAAATTAAGGAGTTAATTTAAATGTGACAAGCTGTTAATTTTCTCTtactaaaaaaaagtcattttagCTGACATAACTTAAGATGTACTAAATCGATCATTAGTTCTTTTTGTCTACTGCGGATAATTTGAAAACTTAATTCCTCTTTTGCAGCATCAGATTTTTGTTAGGCGAAGAACTGATCAATTGATTAATTTTCAAGATGAAACCGCCATCCAGCAGTATGCCTCATCACTTTCCACTACAATGCTAGAGTATTGAATTGCTCTTTGCATGAAAAGAAACTAgtatataattttgtaaactGAAGATCAATTTAATGCAATGAACATAGACTTTGTTGCTGTCTGTATGAACCTTAACAATTGTCAGGCTTCCCTTCTTTTGCTCCTTGAGAAAGGAATAGATGGGAAAAAGATAGACAACCCAAGTCAAAGAAAGTTAGATATGTTTCCAACCGAGTGCTAATTCAAAGCTTCTGTCTCACTTTTGTTTGTTAATTCCCCACCGCCACTTCCTTGTCCCTATTTCTATGATCTTTTTTAGGATCAAAAAGTAAACATTCCATGTGGTCTTCATCATTTGTTGTTCCAGTGaagtacttattttttttatcattatatgaAATTGCAGCAATTAgggaaacaataaattttatggaGTGAGAAAATAGCGATAGTAGCAGTTACCATGTTTTAAATCATGTTCTAAataatttctttcaaccttattAAAGTATTCATGATTTGTTAACAGCTATGTAAGAAGGCTCGTCGTTATGCGAAGGTATAAGTGAAGGTTACTGTATACAACTTCACCATTGAATAATATATGTAAACAGGCTTTTTTCGGATTCAAATTCATGTCCAACTTGTCACAACTTTACTTCTATGTCACGGCTCGTCCTTTCATGtcgccttttttttttattgaggaaTTGAAAATGAGTACTCAAAGGTTTATAACAATTTACATAATATGTTTAACCGATGAGCTAAATTTTGTTGGTCCTCTCATGTAGTCTATGTAaatgaatgaaattaaatttgattattttaattacaaaacataTTCAGATGCATACCGAAGAACAGATTGAGGAATATATGGAAGATAGTCAAGATACATTAATTACATGTGTGTTTGGAATTGAATCTGAAACGTAAGAATCATGCGTCACGTCCCTGTTAAAGGATAAGTTACTCTTTGTATCTTCTAGAAATCATCATCTATAAAACGCAAGTGTTACTTATACTAAAACGCgaaaccaaatatatatatgcttaattTACACAACTTGATGATAATATAGAGTTTGAAAAAAACATGTTTGTGCTAAAAACAAAGATAAGAAGGTACAGTATATATATTTGCTAAGGTACATATATAGATATTGACTTCTATAATCACACAATAGATATTATGTCTATTGtttgagacacatgaaattacGAAGAAATAGTTAAAAGGACATGCTGAGCAGACAAAGGCAATCAGAGAAACACTAAACGGAAGCTTCCATTGATGCTAGGTTGATGTTTTCATACTTATGTTGGCTTTGATACCTgtagtaaaacaaaaatattaatagatcataattcacaaaaattgaaaaaaaaaaaggttatccagagaaagataagaaaatcCTAATATTGATGTATCCaaagtcaaaagaaaaaagaagagattaAAAGTGACAACACATTATTTGGAATATATAGAAGCAATTGATTATGCTATAAATGCCAACCAGAAAGTAGCTATCGCCATGTTGAAGGTTATGCATCAAGAACCCAAATTCATTGGTGGGAATTGGAACTCCAGAGGAATGAACTAACATTACATCTTCTCCAAACACGGTTTTGAGGTCTATTGGCCCCTTTGGAAGTTCAGTTGCAATTCCATTGATAAACACTGTAATGAATCCTGAAATATTAGGGCCCCCATATCCTACACccaccaaaataaaacaaaaattagaacatcaatcataatttattgGTCACGTAGAATAAGGATATAGTATATggttcaatttaatattttaatttccacaTGGTAAAGCAATGCAAGCTGcttatcctatatatatatatatggatgtTTCACAACAAACGCTTTGAACGTCAATATATTCTTCATTAAAGTTTTAGGCCAATTACTGAAAATTCAAGTGCAAAATAGCCATAACAACAAAATCTAATGAACTATACAACAAATGGTTACCGTGGCACGTTTCTTTGATGACCACGTCATGAGTAATTTAGATGTGAATAGAACTAtccaataattaatgaaatataagagaaaaattctatttgtataataatattccTGTGTAACCGTTTTGATAATGAATAGACacagaaaaagagaaataaatgagataaagtaaataatgtaacagaaaaagatagagaaaaatgaattggaataaaacattatataaaaaaaaaatattatttctcatGAATATGTTCGATGATGAACATTGTAGATTCCTTTCAACTAGTAACATGGCGTGAGAGATGCATATACAGAGAAGCAGTAAACCAAATTACCGAAAGGGGGGAAACAAACAAATAACATGAAAACGAGGGTAAAAAAACAACAATCTACGGTTTGGAAATCTTTGTACAGAAGAGTTTTGAAGAAACCCGAAAAAGAAGTGAAAGAATAAAAAGGAAGGAACAGAAACTGCAACCGGAAAGTAGCCTCATGCTTTTCCGGAAAGTACAACTTTCATGCAATTCAAACACAGAACTGTCAAATCAGGGAAAAGGTTGCTACTTTATTCTGTAGCCCACCCAAAACCCAGTCATCCGaaaaatatgaactttttacACACCAAAAACACATTAAAATTAGTATTATTAAGAGATAACCCTTCAATTAATTTCTGGAACCAAAATCTCTCATGGTACACTGAagaataaacaaaagaaaaaatttattgattataaAACATGATTGAGGATTATCtccagtaaaaaatatatataaaaaaaaaagttgtatgaGCTGAGTAATAACTTATATTGGCAAGCATGCATTTTAATTACCAGCCTGGTAGGTCAAATTTGGATCAAGAGGAGGGTACAAAGCTGATGAAGCAGGTGAAGTGTGGTGGTGATCAGGGAAACCCATTTGATGAGAAGAAACCGATGAGAAGAAACCATCCATGCCTTGTTGTTGGCCACCAATTACACCACCaccacaagaagaagaagaagaagaggaaccaAGAAAACCATAAGAAGATTGAGAAGAACAACCAAAACCCATGGTTGAAGTAGCACTACTTTCAGTTGCAACAACAAGGTTTCCCAAGGTGTGGTGATCATGTGGAATTGCACCACCAACATTAACAAGAGTCTGAGTCTGAGGCTGAGGGTGATCAAAGGTGGTGACGGTGGCGGTGGCGGTGGCAGTAGCCTGCTGTTGCATCATCTGGCGCTGGCGGCGGCGGGATCTGGAGCGGCGGTTCTGGAACCAGTAGAAGACGTTGGCGTCGCCGACGGCGCCGAATTTCTCGAGAAGCTTCCTTATTCTGACGGTTTCGTCCTTTGGAGGGTTAACCATGCCACTGTTGAAGATGGACTCGAGTATGAGGATTTGTTCTGGCTTTGGAGTCCACCTTGACCGAACCGCTTCACTCCTCTCGGTGCCTTGCCTTGGACTCTTTGCCTCCACTtgatgctgctgctgctgctgctgaccCTGATCTTCCATTCCAATGCACTACAAAGGAATAAGAAAATGCTTGATGAACCTGAAACCTaggtataattattaatattagacATACAGTATCTCTCACTGTGTTCTGTAGtactatatataaataaataaaggacaCGGAATACAGTAAACTCCTTTAATgccaaattagtttttttacttaattacttatcttttttaaatattccattaatatttttatttatttatttttgtctctctatttattacataagaaatcttatcaTGATTCATGAAGAATATTATTAACACATTTATTCAAACGCATATTTTATCGGtcagaatttattaaaaattataaatcatgagagaattatttaataaaatatgagatcaagaaaaataaaaaggaaagaatgtatCTGAGTGTAACGTTAGTATTTCTCAtcctataatatttatatttttatctctcaCTGGGtgtctatttatctttttattttttataaagattgagaaaataaataatacactaaaaatgtaaaataagtttatactattatctaatcataaattataatatataataaatttgttattatttaaagtcatactaataataattttttattagttgatagGGTaagtaaaacttttttttttacaccatATCGCTATTAAactcaaatattataatttggtCAAAAACCAAACTCATAAATATTAAAGTCATTTACTTTAATGTTTGATTGAATAATATAGAATTGTAGAACTAGCGTTTAATTGGACTTTGGAGACGCGTTTGTAACGCAGAAAGTTATATTAAATtggtcaaataaataaataaaattgtagaAGCTATATTTAATGAGTTTTGCTTGGACACAGAAAATTACGTCGAACATGCGTTTAAACACGTAACCAAACATGCTGGTAATCGGAATGTGTGTCCGTTAATTAATCTACTACTATGATATAGAATTAGAATGTGTACACATTGTGTGAAATTGATTCTTCCCAGTACAAAAAAAATCGGTTCTTAATTTAACTATAGGggagttaattaattaatatgtaaagAGGTGGTGAATATTGAGCAGTGAAATTACCTTATTAGGGTCCTTCACTTCATGCCCGTTCTCTCCTGTTTATGGCTCTACACTCCTCTTAGTTAACCATAATATTAATCTAAAGTATAGGACTCCTGAAATATGCACCCGTGTTATTCGATCTTAATCCTCTTAAACTCTAGGGTATGTAATTTTTAACCTACTCGTGCCATCTTCAGATTAAATTTGCCCACTCTCAAATGCTATAtatcatttctaaaattaaggtTAAAATGAAATGAGTTTAATTTGAAGCGATTATAAATTCACGGTACAAAATGTACTTTCTTAGAAATGTCAGTATGTGTATGctagttattattataataataacaagttaGCAAGATATTTCTTGATGGTTTAAATGGTCCAA harbors:
- the LOC114405728 gene encoding WUSCHEL-related homeobox 11-like; amino-acid sequence: MEDQGQQQQQQHQVEAKSPRQGTERSEAVRSRWTPKPEQILILESIFNSGMVNPPKDETVRIRKLLEKFGAVGDANVFYWFQNRRSRSRRRQRQMMQQQATATATATVTTFDHPQPQTQTLVNVGGAIPHDHHTLGNLVVATESSATSTMGFGCSSQSSYGFLGSSSSSSSCGGGVIGGQQQGMDGFFSSVSSHQMGFPDHHHTSPASSALYPPLDPNLTYQAGYGGPNISGFITVFINGIATELPKGPIDLKTVFGEDVMLVHSSGVPIPTNEFGFLMHNLQHGDSYFLVSKPT